Genomic window (Kogia breviceps isolate mKogBre1 chromosome 15, mKogBre1 haplotype 1, whole genome shotgun sequence):
ctatGATATAAACTAAGTGTTCTTGTATAACTCCAGATCAGGTTTTTAATGGGGCAAAAGTAGTTAaattttctggttattttaaTGATGAAATGCTTAAACCCTCCTTTACAAGAAACCTTACTTTCTTTAATGAAATTGTGTCCCCACTTGGGCTTCTGAGTAACAGGCAGGATTTAACATGAGGCTGAGGTACACAGGAGGAGGGGGGCATACATTTTACAATCTTAGGGGCCAGCTGGATTTACCACATTAATGTAAACATGTTTTtttggaaggaagggagaagacacaTGCGTAAACGGAGTGCAGCTACGTGATGCAAATCGTATGTGATACAGTTTACCTGTATACTTGAATCTCCCTTTATAAACTTTGCTCCTTCTATTATAGTCATGTATGAAAATCTGAGTTGATCTGGTGTCTGAATCAGCCCCATTCGGTATTTTCTCATATTCAGTAACAGTTGTTTAATATTAATATTGTCTCCTTTTTCCATCTGCAAGAAAGGTAAACATTATTCAAGCCTTTTGTTGTTAAGAGTCCAGGAAAGAGAAGCAGTACAGGAAAACCGCTAGGAGCAAATCAAGTCAGCACAGGTTGCCCGTCTGCCCTGTCCAGGCAGCAGAGGGAGGACTCCTGGCCCTTCAGCTAACTCACAGTTGGCTCCAACCAACAGGAATCTCATTCACTCTGGCTAGTGGTTGGTCGAAGGGAGGATTTATGGCCCATTCTGGCTTAATGTAAGGATAAATACATCGAGATTAgtgcctttcttttttaagaaggTCTTGGCAGGAGTAAATCTTTTCGTTTGGCGCCCCTCTGCCTTCACATCTGTGTACAGCAGCCACCTGAGGGTGCTGGAGCAGAAAGGCAGAAACAGCCAGACCCACAAGGACACCGTGGAGCCGCTGCACCAGCTGGGGCTGGATCCATGCAGTCCCACCCCAACCAGAAAAGAGAACAGCTGCTGAAGTTACATTTGGCAGGGAACAGGCAAACACATGATCCAGTTTTAATATTTACCATTAACAGAACAGATGCTTAGAGTTCTTAAACATGTCAAAGTTAACATAACAAGCTGCTTTTGACTGAAGTATAGGATATTAGGCAGAATGGTAAGTAACACAGTAGACGTGCTAAGATACCCTCCCCATCAACCTAAAGGGAGGAAAGGCACAGGCCGGTacccaggctggggctgggaagGCTGGTGGAGAAAGAACACAGTCCTCGGGCACAACAGGAACCTCAGggaatgaaattaaaacccaCACTCACCGAGGGCTTAGAAAGTGTTCTAAATGCACTCATCCACTTAATTCTTATGACAGTCCTGGGAGGAGAATACTCTCACTCTCTGCAGTTTGtaaataaggaaaccaaggcaagAAGGAATTCAATATCATCTACCAACTgatgtttgaaaaataagaagGGTGGGGGGACCCATCATTTAGGTTAACAAAAGCTACCAGGAAAAGTCTCCTTCAAGAGCTCTAGAATTATCTTGGATGCAGCCCCACCAGTCACAGCAAGAGGCAACTGAAAGGATGTGAATGagagtttttggtttttctaAAAGAAGGCAGAAGTTCAAGTTTGAAAAACACAGTTCTGGGATCCTGACATTCAAGCTTACTTCTGCCAGTGGAAACAATAAAAAGGTACAGAAGACTGAAATGAGGTCACTTACCAGAACAAGACAAGTGTCCACCAGAGAAAAGGTGCCTGACCGCCCGATGCCGGCACTACAGTGGATCACCGCAGGCCCGTGTTCAGGATTCAAAGAGCCAGACTCTCGCACTTTAAATAAGAAATTGAGAAATGAAGCTGGTGATTCAGGGACTCCGAAATCTGGCCAGGTAGTATAATGAAAGTGAGATATTGTTCTGGTTTCACCACTCTAAAAAGTGAAAATCAAGGGGGGAAATATTAGttctgagttttttcttttaaaagtctaCTGCAGAAAGATGTGTTTTGTGTAATGTACCATgatttttcatttggtttttgaTAATCACATACACAAGTGTGGGAAGATTTTCTTTAGGAGAATTtagaatatattaataataactaacacTTCTGTAACACATTATTTTGTATGCATGTTCtaagctttttatttattaactcaACCCATACAACAATCCTATCAaaacccattttccagatgagaaaactgaggcgaAGGGTTAAGTAAtgcacccaaggtcacacatcagAAAATGGCAGAGGCAGGATCAGAGCAGCACTTGGGTTCCCAACCACAGACCTGCACAATACATGCTGCCAGGATTTTCTTTAATTCATACATCATGAGTggattctattctattttttaaaatttctaccagtttaattttacattcttcaatggtttcctttttaagaatttcaaagttttaaaaaatataatgttcCCCATTATATGAGTTATCTTTTAGATTCTGCTATACAGGCACAGAGGAACAACTCaagaattaatttaaagaaacaatctttacatttttaactGAAATTGCTCTCCTAATTGCTGCTTTTCCCCATGGTAACAATTTCCAATCCTAGAACTGTTGACATGCCTTTGTTGATGTGCTAACATGGTTTACCAACATGCTAAGTGTTTCCTGTCTCGTAAAGCCTGCCTGGCACTCACCAGCACTTCCTGGATATTCTCGACGACCTTTATTTCTGACTAACTCATTATGAAAACGTTCCTTGGCTTTTGCCAAAGGCCCTCTGCCCCCAGGAGCACTTCTCTGCTTTCTGCTCTTCATTCACAGAGGGAGCAGCGACCCGCTAACACATCTTTGCACAGTGTTTCAGCTTTAATTACAGGACTATTTTGGAAGAAGAAGCCATGGAAGCAGCATAAAAACCCCTGGTTTTTTtaatggttacttttttttttttttttttcggtactatgcgggcctctcactgccgcggcccctccccctttgcggagcacaggctccggacgcgaaggctcagcggccatggctcacgggcccagcagctccgctgcatgcgggatcctcccggaccggggcatgaacctgtgtcccctgcatcggcaggcagactcccaaccactgcgccaccagagaagccctttaaTGGTAACTTTTATAGCATCTACCTTTCAATAcaaatttacaaaattaaatttagctttcttttttaaaaaaataatatttcccttttttcaGTACAAATTAAGACTCCTAAGTCCCAGATTCAGTTATATGAGGTACAGCACTGATTAAATACAGtgcagaagttaaaaaaaattttaatcatacaCATTTAGTGACTAATTTTTCTTGACATCCAGCTTTCATAATTCCAAGTACACTGTGATCCATAGGTTCTCAGTACACTGAAGGTACTAGAAGATTTCCTATTACTAACTAAAAACGCTCACTGTgattattaaaattcaaaacatttccttttaaattccaaattaattatgctaagtgaaagtgACAGACTCTAAAGGCTGTATACTGtacgattccatttacatgacagcatggaaaagacaaaattataggaATTGAAACCAGCCCAGTGGTAGCCAGGAGCTGGGAGTGGGGCCGGGCTGACTGTACACACGCAGCATGAGGAACGCGCACAcacgcgtgcgtgcgtgtgtgtgtgtgtatctaggGAATGGTGAAAGAACTGTTCTTTATCTTGACTGGGCAGGTGGTGACACGAATGCACTATCAAAACTCAGATCTGTATATCAAAAAGATTGTATCTTACTGTATGTAAAAACAGTGTTTAAAACATTCCAAATTAAGGAGGCTAAACTGTAGCTTCCTTCTAGAAAACCGTAAATGGCAGCCATCTGATACCCACACAGGACTAGGGTCCGAAGTCCTTTCCTCCATCAGCCCAGGCACACGGTTAACTCAACCGCATCTTCCTTTAAATGGGGCCTCAGATTCCAGTGGGTGTCTTTAACCCTCTCCCCCGACAGCTGCCCTGCTGCAGTCCTCAGCCACCACACTGTGCTGACCATGCATAGAGGCCCAGCCCTGGTCCACATGGGCCTCAGCCAGGTGATGGACCTGCTGGAGGTCCCAGGCCTAGGAGGGGTGGCGCCAGGGCCTTGCTCCCAGGGGAGTGCTCCCTAGGGTGTGGCCTATACAGTGTAGGTTCAACTATGAATCACCTCCTGGCCCCAAACCTACAGTTAACCCACAATCCTGGGCAACTACTTGCTTTTTCTTTGCTTGTATGATTTTGGCTCAAGACTAGTggcctctttatttctttcaaattcaGGTCACACTGTCTGGGATGCTCAAAGCCAGTTCCCAGAAATGCTCACCACTGTATAATACAGTCTTTCTCACTAACAGATTTTTGAAAATCcatctttttcttccctgtagGACCAGACTAAAGAACTTCTTAGAGGTTAATTTTGTATTAATTCACTCCTACtgaaacaagattaaaaaaactTAGCTCACAAAAATCACATAATTCCCTAAGGGCCACAGAAGTAATGAGATCCATATGTTTACTACTCTGGtataaaaaaaagtttacatgAACGATTGGAtaccttttccctctttttcatgCTGGAAAAAAAACGAGAAGCAGAGGAAAGGGTTCCAAAGCATACAGAGCTAAaacaaaattcatatttattccaAAAAGTCTCTACATTTAGACTCTACAGTTTCTGACAAACTCCTAGTTTCAAACAGCGGACTCACCCTTCCCTCCTGCTCGGTCACCAAGCCCCTCAGTCCTGCTGTGACACCCAGTCAGCTCCGTCCCTTCTCACTGCCACCCCTCACACCCCACTTCAGCCGGTCTGCACACACCTGCCCAGTTTTCTCCATAAGGCACTACATCATGGACACCACCCTGTACACAAAGATGTCAGCAGTTCACCGTTCTTCTCAGGGcaaaatttcatttacattttttgaagaattttaaatgtaatgtcTTTGAATCAGATGACAAGCTCATGGTACATGGAGGCCAGGAAGCTAAACTAAGAGCTGAGTAGGTACAAGAGCTGAGAGCCTGGGGGCAATTTAAGTGTGTGCCATCTAGAGCCATTCAAATGCAAGTTAACTATAACTGTTATCAATATGAGTAAGACTATAAATGTtctattattacttaaaaatctATACAGCTCTACAGCCCGAGGCTCAATTTTCACACTTTAGGCACAGAAAGAAGGTAGCAAGATTGTTTCCAAGGGTTTCACAAGCCCCAGTTCCATCACCTGTAAATGGGGTTTAAGAAAGTACTGATCTCACAAGGCTGCTGTGAAGGGTAAACAAGGGAACACCTGCACGTGGTGGCATGTGAAGAGATGCGGTAACCTCTGACACAATGACACACTCGCTGCTGCCTTTACCGCAGCCCCTGATCCACTCCCATCAACTGTAACCTCTCCACATTTCCAACCTCCTCACCTGTGTTTCTGCTCCACCTGGAGAGAAGCAAGCTTGTCGACCCTGCCTCCCTTGAGGTCACTGCCCTAGTTCAGTCCCTCACCAGCTCCTGCAGGATACCGCACTGGCTGTGTTAAATACCTGGTCACCATAACTCACTCTGGAAGATGACCAGAACCCCCAGGtggtgaggggaggagagcacCAGGGCAGGGGGCAAGGGGCCGGGTTCTAAGCAGGGGGTAGGGCAATGCCCAAGGCATGGTCGGGAGAGGCAAGGCAGGGACTGGCCGGGGACTCCTGCACCGGCCACGGAAGGGCTTCCCAGACCCCAGTGGAAGGACCAAACCATGTTTCAGGACAAGCACTCAGGTGTGCGGTGGTGAACAGGGTACTCGGTGCAACCGCACAGGGGGTACAAGGGCAACAGGTAAGGACCCTGCCCATGGGGAGCTGAAAACCTTGTTATGGTGTCAAAATGTACACAAGTGCTGCACAAGCTGGGAAatggtaaaatttaaattatgaagaGAAGCGTAAGAAGATCTTAGCTGTTAGGAGTGAATGCATCACAGATACATTAAGTGACCAAAGTGAGAAGTGGGCACAAGCTGGACAGAAGAGTACACAGGACATAAACAGACAGGAGAGGAGGATGCCCGGGTGGCATCTAACCCTGCTCTGGGCAAATCTACAGGGGCAGAGAAATAGAACTCAGCATGACAACAGCCTTCCTGGAACTTGATACACATAAAGCTGGCCAAGGACACTACAGAAAACGGTGAAGGCCAACTAAACAGAAAAGCCTGAAAGACAAGTTCTCCAGATGACCTGGGATTTTAAAAGCCCCTCAAAACTATCTTCATAGCTTAAGCCACAAGGCCCCTTTAAAAGCAGACATGGAATCTCTTCATGTGGGGGCAAAAGTTCAAAGTCTGAGTTCTCATCACGACGCTGGAAAGGGCTGCTGGTGCCGTACTGCCCACCAGATGTGAGGTCTCTATGGAGCAGTGCCTGACAGGAGGCAGCTCTGGCCCCAGATCTGTTAAGAGGCACAGCCAGACTCCTTTAGAAGCAACCTGGTCCTCTGAACCTCAGGAGCCTCCACCCAGACCTGCAGGTGAAGCCGGCTGTCCCTCCCCTACTTCATCATCACCTTCTCCACTGCCCTGGCTCCTGCAGCCCTTCCCAACTCCAAGGGAGCCGCTGACAACAGGAGACGCCACACTGAGTCTGAGGCACTGTCAGAGCATTAATTCACTCGATCATCGTAACAACCCTACAAGGCAGGTGCGTCATCATCCtcgttttgcagatgagaaaacggaggcacagaggTTAAATAATGGGACCAGTCATGCAGCCAggagtggtagagctgggatttaaactcaGGCCACATAGTTCCTGAGTCTAAATACTTAACCAAATGCAATTCTGTCTCTCCTACTGAAACGCTACTTTATTCTTCTAACACAACCAAATGCAATTCTGTCTTTCCTACTGAAATGCTACTTTATTCTTCTAACACTCCTAGCTCTTACTAAAGATTGTAAAATAGAACATAAACTGTTGCTATTTAATTATGGTATACTCTGAACCCAGGGCAGTAAGAAATCACACAGTTGCTAGCAATTAAAACGTAGTGGTTGGCCTGTTCCCAGGGCGGGCTCAACTTCAGAAACTTTAGAACCAAGGATCTTCCTTTACAACAATCAGCATCTTTTTCAAAAGACTTGGTCCCATCTCATTAGAAGTTAGGAGATCTGGACTTGAGTTCTGGTCTGTCACTTATTAACTGAGTAATctatttgtggaaaaaaaatccattaaccTCATGGATTttcaggttatttattttaagtatgaAAAACAGGGATATTAAGAATATTTACTCTGTCCACATTTTAGGAAGACTGTAGGACAAATGATACATATATGAAAATACTTTGCAAAGtgacaaagaaaatacaaaagttaTTCTATCTTATTATTATTTGAGGTGTAATCAATGCTCAGGACAGAGAAAAATACCTATGCCCACCTCCTTCTAAATCAATTTTAATGCCACAAGCAGACGAGGTACCTGGGATAAGTAAACACCACGAGAAGATGATTCCAAGACCCATGAGAACTTTATGGAAATGCAGCTCTGTTTCTGGGAATGAGCACTGGACAACCCAGGACCAAGTAGTAGCTGATGTATTTCAATGCAGCTTAAGATACATGcaaatgtatgtatgtttgtatgtatgtttgGAATCATTGGTACAAAACAAATACAGTGAGGAGATTCATAAAGAAGCCTCCTCCCTGGATGACCTAAGAGATCCCATAATAAGCTTAGCTATGAAAGTTATGGAAGCTGGACCTGGCCCGAAGCACTCGGCACACATCTGTACTTATAGTACATAATAAAAAACAGAGAGGTGTTTCAGAAGATCAACCATAAAAGGTACTTCTGCATATCTAAAAAGTGTATATATCTCCCTTCActacaaagctttttttttttggttaatgaTCACACGTTAATCACTCAATTCACTTAATAGTTAACTAAAACAGTATCTCCCTTTAGACTAGATACATTCCCAAAGCCATTTTTGGGCaaacattttcctattttctagtttttctagtTTCTGAGAGCATTTCAGTATCActcttatttcatattttctagttagTTATTCTAATTACAAACCAAAGAAGGCAAAGAGGTAagtgggaagaggggagaagtATCTCAATCTTCAGCCTGACAACAGCAGGCTCACAACCCACCCTATGCCTGTATCTCAACCAAGTACCAGGAACGAGTcttatatttttggaaaaaaatccaagtaaaTGTTCTTGAGACCATATGGTAAATTTACTTCACCATTTTCACCAGTTCAATAAAGACAAATTTCCGCGTGACTAATCCCTTGAATTAACAACACTCTCAACAGTAGTATCAGAGCTGGCGTTTACCAGGCACCTGGTCTGTGTCAGGGCCTCtgcacacacaccctcacccgACCCCATAACGGCCCTGAGAGGGAGGCACCACCATCTCTATCCCACAGATGAGGACAGACTTCAGGAGGTCTGGGAGCAGGTACactaagtagcagagctggatgTGAATCCAGGTTGGCCTGATTCTAAAGCCCTCTCTCTTAATCCCCGACTAATTTTAGTAAGTTATTCTGAATCCTCAAATATTTACCTGACCTTTAAAATTCTTAGTTTCTAGGGTTTCTTAAGAGCCCTCAGAGAGCTACCACATATAGGAACAATATCTATAAGGAAAAGGTTATGGCTGTACACTATTACAGGTATTATTGAAATGAATGGGCTGCCCCAAACTTCATATCTAAGAACAAAGAATAATCCTTAAAATCATCATATAAAGCCCCATCGTTTGGGCATGAAAAGTCTTACATTGGTGTTTCCTAACTGCAGCAGATGGACTGTATAATAGGACTTCACATCTTCCGACAGGAACTTCACACTGAAGCCTGTTTCCTTAAACAGCATCTCTCGGTCATCCTTTGTTGGCCAGTACTGTGCACATTTAACCTAAATTTAAGAATATGCATATGACTTTTTTTAGTTTATGGACATAATGAAACCATAAAAAgctggaaaggaaaacaaaccacacacactatatatatttttcaagtacCCAAATCTAAGAATAGTTCGCACTACGTTTGatgtttaatgtattttaataagaTTGACATCTTACAAAAGCAGGTTTGTAAAATGTTCCTCTAACttatacactaaaaaaaaaaccataaacagATATCATGttcataaaatgaaaatcaatttgTCATTTCTAAAGCAGGGTAACATATGTTTTAACATCATACTGGCATTCACACTATGTTTCTATAAATATCAAACTCTTACAAGAATCTTATCTTCAAACAGTATTGAAAAGGCTttattttacaagtattttcCATAAATACCAGTTAATCTACTACTAAATACTAGTACATATCTAGAAATAACATTGCATACCTACTTACTAAAATTAAGTCAGGGAAAGAATTAGAAGATAAGCTCCCTTTACCTAGAGTTGTTACATTTTGGCAGAACTATTGACATGGAATTTGTATTTGTGACAGTAAAAACATCTTCCCAAAAGCCAAATTATGAAGCCAGCAGGCTGAGGTAAGGTGAGCTAGAGTCATTTCATTAGGAAAGAACACCAGAAAAACATCCTTGTAAAATATGGCCATTTCTCCTTTTCCAAATCACAAATAGctacaacaataaaaatgtttccaaaacaaATGAATACTATGAGCTGACACTTCAAAAGGTCAgctaaaagacatttaaaaaatgacacaagtGAAAGAGCATAAATTAGAATTCGAACAACTCAGAAATgaggtgacaaaagaaaaaagattcagaAATAATAGAACACATTTCATCAACAAAGACTAATTAATTAAATTAGGGAAAAGAGATGTGACTAAACATAACAGATTATGCcttaagagaaaaaggaggacatttttaaaataaaaaagaaatgaagagagagacaaatagcatTAGAGAAAATGTgacaaacataaaaaataagcaaagaaaatctAATACATGTATAATAGGAGGACCCAAGAAAAGGACACCAAAGCAAGCAAGGGAACAGAATAAATGTCAACAAGtataattcaataaatttttatttaaagaaagaaaaaatgtctgaAATCACATACTGAAAGAGCACTCTATGCCCCTGGACAAACTGACCCAGAATGACCAACACAGAAATATTTTGGTAAAATTATTgggatttgaaggaaaaaaatcctttgggtaACCTAGGTAAAAAGAATAAGTGactaataaaggaaataaagatgtCCATTTGACTTTGACAGTAATTTGTAAtgacagaagaaaatgaagtaataCATTTAAGTTgttcaaagaaaagcaaatatgagCCAAAGATTTTATATTCTGCCAAACTGTTAAGCACTGAGCCAGCAGATTAACTGTAAGACACCAGGGACTATGGTGCCAATGAGTCCTTCCTCAGGATCCTCTGGAGTATGAGCTACAGACAGAATGACTGGAGAGACACCTCAACATATACAGACCTACACAAAAGGGGCATAAGGGACAGAGTATAATGTGCTATAAACTCTGACAATGCACATAaagtacaacttaaaaaaaaacagagaatgggaaaagcaaaacattttaaactttttttcagtAGTTATTTTGGTGATGGAGTTGATTTTGTTATAAGTATTTTCTGTGTgcaatatcagacaaagtaaaaGAGTCACTATAAGATATTTGACATCACTAGTGTCTTTGAGAACCAGAATTCATGGTATGGAAAACACTGTAACAGATAAAGGATAGAAAGGGTTGAGCCAACCCCTATAGGCCTAAATTTGAATCAGAAATATCAGTACGAACACTAGCACTGTGTTATCTTAACACACAAACATATTTTTCCTTAGCTCTGTTCACTGAAAAGACTAACCCAGTGGCAACAAACATCCCTATTTTTGTTGTGACCCTGAAATACCACTGCCCACTGAAATAAATTAAGGCCTCTtaaagaaatggctgattcttaCACAAGAGTTTAAGATGAGCCTGCAATATGGAGTCATTCCAGACAGCAAGTAGCTATGAAGACTCTTGGGTCTGTGTAAAAGAACTCAGGGCCCAACTTGAAGAGCTTCCTGCTGGCCAGTGAAGGGACAATCTGACTACAAATAAGGATAATAACTGCCATGGAGTGAAATGAATCAAGGATGTTTGAATCCATGACTTCACAGTACCTGAtgccctcccaccctgcccccacacCAAGAAAACCTAAGTGGTCACATGTTGAGGACACTAGGGAATCAACTTCTTTTGAAAACTGCTTTTCCTATTTAAAAGTGGCCAAGTAACAAAAGTGggaggttgctttttttttttaatagaagcatTCCAACAAGAGCTCCTGGAATATCACTATTTTATATCCCCTAATTAATTAAGGAGCTAAACACCGACCAGCAACAGCTGCCACCATCATTACGCTGACAAACATTATGCCCCCACCCACAGGTGACCTTCCCCCAGACAATTAAACCTGACTCTAGATCTAACCACCGTAAATATGATTTCTGGTGGCAGTCTTATCTTTTTATTATACTAATTACACTGCAGAATGAGGGATGAAACTTATAATCCTCTAGTTGGCAATGCTGCTCAAAATGTCCCAACTGATAGAGCCCCCATCACTTGAAGCATGAAAACCACTGTAAACGACTATGCTGACATTGCTGGACACTCTAGTATGTTAACGCCACTTCAGATCTGAAACAGACTAGAAAAACCTTCACTACCATTGAAAACTGGCAactattaatttagaaaaaaggaagagggggcttccctggtggcacagtggttgagagtccgcctgccaatgcaggggacacgggttcgtgccccggtccaggaagatcccacatgccgcagagcggctgggcctgtgagccatgccgttgggcctgtgcgtccagagcctgtgctctgcaacaggagaggccacagcagtgagaggcctgcatactgcaaaaaaaaaaaaaaaaaagaaagaaaaaaggaagaggaatttccctggtggtgcagtggataggaatctgcctgccaatgcaggggacgcgggttcgatccctggtccgggaagatcctgcatgctgcggagtaactaggctcatgtgccacaactactgagcctgagctctagaacccatgtgccacaactactgagcccgcagggctagagcccatgctctgcaacaagagaagcccccacttgactagagagcccgtgcgcagcaatgaagactcaacgcagccaaaaataaattaaattaaatcttaaaaaaaaaaataggaagaatcaGGAACCTGAAGAAGCAGAGCAGTCTAAGACCTCAGGGATGAAAGAGACCGGACAGACATACTTTCCAATTTGTATGTTTGACAGAAGAGGACCCTAAAGCCAAAGAAGCTGAAAGACTTACCCAATGTCACACCACTAATTAGCACTGGGTTTAGACTGCACTTCAAATGTCAATAAATTTATACATTTCCATACTTACTGCCTTGTGACCTAAGAGCCAATGGTAATTTATAAAGGTTTTAGAAACCTGTCACTTTAATCTTGTATAAAATTTCCAGGATTTTGATAATAATAAATTGTAAAGATTGTGATAAAGCCTAGGTATTCCAAAGATCTAAATACCACTACTAGCCAATACTGGCTCCATTATACTTATATTTTGGAGGGTAGTGGTCCGCaactgttatttaaatatttaaggtaaaaaaggaaaaggatacATTAGCTCTTCTGGTCAGAATCACCCTGACCACTAGCCTTTAGCAATTAAAGCCAAAACTAATGAATGAATATcccaaaagaaataagaaaatatttataagttaACAATCACAGGCAGTACACTAAGTTGTAAATATCAAGTATTACTCACCGATTCTTTCTCCACAATTCGGTTTAGCATGACAACTGCTTTGGTCTTTTGCTGCCAAACCATGAGCCAGAAATGACAACCTGTATTAGGAAGTGGACCCTGTAAGAACAGAGAAGGAAAGGTAGGTAAGAGAAAGGGGACGGAGTAGGGCTCTGAGGAAACTCCTTCAGGGAAGCTTCTCGTCTGAGAACAGTGTTATCGGATCATAAAGAGTAAATCTAGACTTTAAATCCACTTGAACTAAAAACATGTCTGTGCTAGTGTGGATTACTGATTATCAATGATCAAAACTGACTTTTATTTActtaggcagaaaagaaaaaatttcaggcTCCCAGGTGACTTTCAGAGTTGAGGGCTGGAGAATCAGGCTTGGGTAGGAACAAACGTCAAGGCAAGATTTTGTCCAAAGAGGAGTGGGCTTGGGACAGTACTCCCTACCTGTCACTAACATCACCTGCTTTGCTGGTACTACCATCCTAAGGTGGCCG
Coding sequences:
- the PTPN2 gene encoding tyrosine-protein phosphatase non-receptor type 2 isoform X4; the encoded protein is MSAAIEREFDELDAQNRWQQLYLEIRSESHDYPHRVAKFPENRNRNRYRDVSPYDHSRVKLQNAENDYINASLVDIEEAQRSYILTQGPLPNTGCHFWLMVWQQKTKAVVMLNRIVEKESVKCAQYWPTKDDREMLFKETGFSVKFLSEDVKSYYTVHLLQLGNTNSGETRTISHFHYTTWPDFGVPESPASFLNFLFKVRESGSLNPEHGPAVIHCSAGIGRSGTFSLVDTCLVLMEKGDNINIKQLLLNMRKYRMGLIQTPDQLRFSYMTIIEGAKFIKGDSSIQKRWKELSKEDVCPVFDHSTTKIMTEKYNGNRIGLEEEKLTSDRYTGLSSKIQDTLEENSESALRKRLREDRKASTAQKVQQMKQRLNETERKRKSSLVWI
- the PTPN2 gene encoding tyrosine-protein phosphatase non-receptor type 2 isoform X3 translates to MSAAIEREFDELDAQNRWQQLYLEIRSESHDYPHRVAKFPENRNRNRYRDVSPYDHSRVKLQNAENDYINASLVDIEEAQRSYILTQGPLPNTGCHFWLMVWQQKTKAVVMLNRIVEKESVKCAQYWPTKDDREMLFKETGFSVKFLSEDVKSYYTVHLLQLGNTNSGETRTISHFHYTTWPDFGVPESPASFLNFLFKVRESGSLNPEHGPAVIHCSAGIGRSGTFSLVDTCLVLMEKGDNINIKQLLLNMRKYRMGLIQTPDQLRFSYMTIIEGAKFIKGDSSIQKRWKELSKEDVCPVFDHSTTKIMTEKYNGNRIGLEEEKLTSDRYTGLSSKIQDTLEENSESALRKRLREDRKASTAQKVQQMKQRLNETERKRKRPRLTDT
- the PTPN2 gene encoding tyrosine-protein phosphatase non-receptor type 2 isoform X5, producing the protein MVWQQKTKAVVMLNRIVEKESVKCAQYWPTKDDREMLFKETGFSVKFLSEDVKSYYTVHLLQLGNTNSGETRTISHFHYTTWPDFGVPESPASFLNFLFKVRESGSLNPEHGPAVIHCSAGIGRSGTFSLVDTCLVLMEKGDNINIKQLLLNMRKYRMGLIQTPDQLRFSYMTIIEGAKFIKGDSSIQKRWKELSKEDVCPVFDHSTTKIMTEKYNGNRIGLEEEKLTSDRYTGLSSKIQDTLEENSESALRKRLREDRKASTAQKVQQMKQRLNETERKRKSFPNFKKKKKQKFSLKISLKENSPYWRSQFIGLDLIPSFLVSVFKALFLGQQHPQPLQQQIS